In Nitrospinota bacterium, a single window of DNA contains:
- a CDS encoding glycosyltransferase produces the protein MILLITFLQFILVFSVVVYLALNLIHLVRVEPVKGSLRSSPFISVCVPARNEARDIKACLTSLLHQDYPNFEVIAVDDHSTDATGEIIQSLAAEFPNLLHLKGQVLPSGWLGKPFALHQAVQKARGEYLIFTDADPVFQPWVLTSAVYHMTTNDLDMMTLMPGTEFVSFWERAVQPVVFGFIAALSRFKKINSPDSTSAMGFGAFIMVKKEVYESLGGHESIKDEVLEDVMLAKRAKRAGFKLLAADAKSIFSIRMYHSLKEIWTGWRKNIFIAMKKSVLRTLYYICVIFGFLVTPYLVLLGNILSGTGILLTGVALVALLLTLSASIHLCDEIRLNRRNAFLFPIGAFIMAAIMLNSMFQTLIKRQTEWRGRKYPA, from the coding sequence TTGATATTACTAATCACATTTCTTCAATTTATTTTAGTTTTTTCGGTCGTTGTGTATCTGGCGTTGAACCTCATCCATCTGGTCCGGGTGGAGCCGGTGAAGGGTTCCTTGCGATCCTCGCCTTTTATTTCCGTCTGCGTCCCGGCCCGCAATGAAGCGCGTGACATCAAGGCTTGCCTGACGTCCCTGTTGCATCAGGACTATCCAAATTTTGAAGTGATCGCCGTGGACGACCATTCGACCGATGCCACGGGAGAAATTATCCAGTCCCTTGCCGCCGAGTTCCCCAATCTGCTTCACCTTAAAGGCCAGGTGCTTCCTAGTGGATGGCTGGGAAAACCCTTCGCTCTGCATCAGGCGGTGCAAAAAGCCAGAGGGGAATATTTAATTTTCACCGATGCCGATCCCGTTTTTCAGCCGTGGGTCCTGACCAGTGCCGTATACCATATGACCACGAACGATCTGGATATGATGACGTTGATGCCGGGAACAGAATTTGTTTCGTTTTGGGAGCGGGCGGTGCAGCCGGTGGTTTTTGGTTTTATCGCCGCGCTCAGTCGTTTCAAAAAAATAAACAGCCCCGATTCCACCAGCGCCATGGGGTTTGGTGCGTTCATCATGGTCAAAAAGGAAGTTTATGAAAGTCTCGGAGGCCATGAAAGCATAAAGGATGAAGTCCTGGAAGATGTCATGCTGGCGAAACGCGCCAAAAGGGCAGGGTTCAAACTGCTGGCCGCTGATGCCAAATCCATTTTTTCGATCCGCATGTATCATTCTCTTAAGGAAATCTGGACGGGGTGGAGAAAAAATATTTTCATCGCCATGAAAAAATCGGTTCTTCGTACCTTGTATTATATCTGTGTGATATTTGGTTTTCTCGTCACCCCCTATCTGGTTTTATTAGGGAATATTTTAAGTGGAACCGGGATCTTGTTGACGGGAGTGGCTCTTGTTGCATTGCTGTTGACGTTGAGCGCTTCCATCCACCTGTGTGACGAAATCCGGCTCAACCGCCGGAACGCGTTTCTTTTTCCCATCGGCGCGTTTATAATGGCGGCGATCATGCTGAACTCCATGTTTCAAACCCTCATCAAAAGGCAAACCGAATGGCGGGGAAGAAAATACCCGGCCTGA